In Portunus trituberculatus isolate SZX2019 chromosome 36, ASM1759143v1, whole genome shotgun sequence, one DNA window encodes the following:
- the LOC123513473 gene encoding protein piccolo-like isoform X1 — MGDQPKIMVFRPTWEEFKDFNKYITYIESQGANKAGLAKIIPPPEWQPRKKGYNLDDLDMTIPAPICQVVTGKQGLYQQINIQKKPMTVKEFCALANSERYRTPKHSSYEDLERKYWKNITYVSPIYGADVSGSITDADVEEWNINKLGSILDYVNEDYGISIDGVNTAYLYFGMWKTTFAWHTEDMDLYSINYLHFGAPKTWYSIPPEHGRRLERLANGFFPNSFKACPAYLRHKMSLISPQILKQYSIPFDKITQEPGHIMITFPYGYHAGFNQGFNCAESTNFAMPRWVEYGKRATQCQCRTDMVKISMDTFVKRFQPERYELWLAGKDIGPHPEDPTRSSAAAQPSLNDVLCNKKNVTPSPLIEQLLKQSPKKKKLKRHPIHQNKNEGELIFHGEEVDEELSQVLEDIYTKAGESYTTLSDTPPGSGKRKRSTSTSSHVKKKRFSADGSTDEEGDQLQRELGQAVSHLEGTLAKGGKVKKPTKPRKPRQPKQPKIPKQKLPLPNYPQTPAVGPVQSRVAADLIQKLQMAGTTISRPAVSPPGPHSPPGPPVKLPIKILPYQGGPSAGTVYSRVPKKVEILAKKMLPQSSSVSVHYKPVGASQPMVIPGTSTMIIPKKAPQRGRPLKNRLPTQRAGSLPITYKATVIPRVQKGFPSDSLPEVQQKQPSVENFAQGGGKRDSSGEIVCTPDLQSILASVAAYENATEKGHPSTNAKVNTTNTTTSTTHNGVSAEILNADLTPEGMASPQPAAQDTSSGTSDQQEPALSPPMLLDQTEESVTNDKTTDDESEMPTLESSHQEECRVSAERSGSFHTATPLQIPSRETVTAFIEKLESGTVDHSPVCSSYEGNTSPHRQQCSSQPDQETQLPQMSPQQEYETQQQQSSPQPHYEAQQQHVTSQQEYEPHQQQSSPQQEYEAQHHMSSQQEYEIQQCQSSPQQEYEAYQQQTSPQQEYEAYQQQTSPQEEYEVQQQQQQQQQSSPQQEYEAQQPHQEYEAVLRPDMESSHHFPPAEEREGEEQQQMQQNPDLLSPQHPMQHHSPSQESQFMSPPQYPPFTQPQTTSPMHTEVTVPTYPAPSLPITMQAQIDELQQSQSLPHTDPTPATMESPFPMHPQPPLATAPIASQSPLSHMVSPMHSSLTPPHSQLIPPSETHSMAHLQQLHPSLPLSSLHSMHMSPALPQQAHHLISSQIPQQRFTHSPESQVASR; from the exons ATGGGGGACCAGCCTAAGATCATGGTGTTCCGCCCCACGTGGGAGGAATTCAAGGATTTCAACAAGTACATAACTTACATTGAGTCTCAGGGTGCCAACAAAGCAGGGTTGGCCAAG ATTATCCCGCCCCCAGAATGGCAGCCCCGCAAGAAAGGCTACAATCTGGACGACCTGGACATGACCATCCCAGCACCCATCTGCCAGGTGGTGACAGGCAAGCAAGGTCTCTACCAGCAGATCAACATCCAGAAGAAGCCTATGACTGTTAAGGAGTTCTGTGCATTGGCAaatagtgagag ATATCGCACACCTAAGCACTCCTCGTATGAAGATCTGGAACGCAAGTACTGGAAGAACATCACTTATGTCTCCCCAATCTATGGTGCTGATGTCTCAGGCAGTATTACAGATGCTGATGTGGAG GAGTGGAACATCAACAAACTTGGGTCAATTCTGGACTACGTGAATGAAGACTATGGCATCAGCATTGATGGGGTGAACACTGCCTACCTGTACTTTGGCATGTGGAAGACCACCTTTGCCTGGCACACAGAGGATATGGACTTATACAG CATCAACTACCTACACTTCGGGGCTCCCAAGACCTGGTACAGTATTCCCCCGGAGCATGGCAGGAGGCTGGAGAGACTTGCCAATGGTTTCTTTCCTAACTCCTTCAAGGCCTGTCCTGCATACCTGCGTCACAAGATGTCCCTCATATCCCCACAGATTCTCAAGCAGTATTCCATCCCATTTGATAAG ATCACTCAGGAGCCCGGCCACATCATGATCACCTTCCCTTATGGCTACCATGCAGGCTTCAACCAAGGCTTCAATTGTGCTGAATCAACCAACTTTGCCATGCCACGCTGGGTGGAGTATGGGAAGCGAGCAACACAGTGCCAGTGCCG CACGGACATGGTGAAGATATCCATGGATACGTTTGTCAAACGGTTCCAACCTGAGCGATATGAATTGTGGCTGGCAGGGAAGGACATCGGTCCACATCCCGAGGACCCCACACGCTCCTCAGCAGCCGCCCAACCTTCTCTCAATGATGTTCTCTGTAATAAGAA AAATGTAACTCCCTCGCCTCTCATTGAGCAACTACTCAAGCAGTcccccaagaagaagaagttgaagAGACATCCCATACATCAAAACAAGAATGAAGGGGAGCTCATCTTTCATggtgaggaggtggatgaggagcTGTCACAGGTGCTGGAGGACATCTACACCAAGGCTGGGGAGTCCT ACACTACACTTTCTGACACTCCACCAGGCTCAGGCAAACGCAAGCGTTCCACCTCCACCAGCTCTCATGTCAAGAAGAAAAGGTTCAGTGCTGACGGCTCAACAGATGAGGAAGGAGACCAATTGCAGAGGGAGCTGGGCCAGGCTGTCTCTCACTTGGAGGGCACTCTGGccaagggagggaaggtcaaGAAGCCTACCAAACCCAGGAAGCCCAGGCAGCCCAAGCAGCCCAAGATTCCTAAGCAGAAACTTCCCCTTCCCAactacccacaaaccccagcagTAGGCCCCGTACAGTCCAGGGTGGCCGCTGACCTCATACAGAAACTACAGATGGCCGGCACAACCATCAGTCGGCCAGCAGTTTCACCACCCGGCCCGCATAGCCCACCAGGGCCACCAGTCAAGCTTCCTATAAAGATCCTGCCCTATCAGGGTGGGCCGTCTGCAGGCACAGTGTACAGCCGTGTTCCCAAGAAGGTGGAAATATTGGCCAAGAAGATGCTGCCACAGTCGTCATCCGTTTCTGTGCACTACAAGCCTGTGGGAGCCTCACAGCCAATGGTCATTCCAGGGACGTCCACCATGATCATCCCCAAGAAGGCTCCGCAGCGGGGACGTCCCCTCAAGAACAGGCTCCCCACACAGAGAGCTGGCAGCCTGCCTATCACGTACAAGGCCACAGTCATCCCTCGGGTACAGAAGGGTTTTCCAAGTGACTCCCTTCCAGAGGTGCAGCAGAAGCAGCCCAGTGTGGAGAACTTTGCACAGGGTGGTGGCAAACGTGACAGCTCAGGTGAAATCGTGTGCACCCCTGACCTGCAGAGCATCCTGGCTTCTGTGGCAGCTTATGAGAATGCAACAGAAAAGGGTCATCCTTCCACCAATGCCAAAGTCAACACAACCAacactactacctccaccacccacaATGGTGTGTCAGCTGAGATCCTCAATGCTGATCTGACACCTGAGGGAATGGCCTCACCTCAGCCAGCTGCCCAAGACACATCCTCAGGCACCTCCGACCAGCAGGAGCCAGCCCTCAGTCCACCCATGTTACTAGACCAGACAGAAGAGAGCGTAACTAACGACAAGACCACGGATGATGAGAGCGAGATGCCCACACTGGAGTCTTCCCACCAAGAGGAGTGTAGAGTGTCTGCTGAGAGGTCAGGAAGCTTCCACACAGCCACGCCACTCCAGATCCCCAGCAGAGAGACAGTGACAGCATTCATTGAGAAATTGGAGTCTGGGACTGTGGACCATTCACCTGTGTGTTCCTCTTATGAAGGAAACACATCCCCACATAGGCAGCAGTGCAGTTCACAGCCAGACCAGGAGACACAGCTACCACAGATGAGTCCACAGCAGGAATATGAGACACAGCAACAGCAATCCAGTCCACAGCCACATTATGAGGCACAGCAGCAGCACGTGACTTCACAACAGGAATATGAGCCACACCAGCAGCAGTCCAGTCCACAGCAAGAATATGAGGCACAGCATCACATGAGTTCACAGCAAGAATATGAGATACAGCAATGCCAGTCCAGTCCACAGCAAGAATATGAAGCTTACCAACAACAGACAAGTCCACAGCAAGAATATGAAGCTTACCAACAACAGACAAGTCCACAAGAGGAATATGAggtacaacaacagcagcagcagcaacagcagtccAGTCCACAGCAAGAATATGAAGCACAGCAACCACATCAAGAGTATGAGGCAGTACTAAGACCAGATATGGAATCCTCACATCACTTTCCGCcagcagaggagagggaaggcgagGAACAGCAGCAGATGCAGCAAAACCCAGATCTCTTATCGCCACAGCATCCAATGCAGCACCACTCCCCAAGCCAGGAGAGCCAGTTCATGAGTCCCCCACAGTATCCACCCTTCACCCAGCCCCAGACCACCTCGCCCATGCATACTGAGGTGACAGTACCTACCTACCCTGCACCTTCACTTCCAATCACCATGCAGGCCCAGATTGATGAACTGCAGCAGTCACaatccctccctcacacagacCCTACCCCAGCTACCATGGAGTCTCCATTCCCAATGCACCCTCAGCCACCTCTTGCCACAGCACCAATTGCATCCCAGTCCCCTCTATCACACATGGTGTCCCCAATGCActcatcactaacaccacctcACTCACAGCTCATCCCTCCATCTGAGACACACTCCATGGCACATCTACAGCagctccatccatccctccctctctcatcgcTTCACTCCATGCACATGTCCCCAGCTCTCCCCCAGCAGGCACACCACCTTATATCATCCCAGATACCCCAGCAGAGGTTCACCCACAGTCCCGAATCTCAAGTTGCATCAAGATAG
- the LOC123513473 gene encoding protein piccolo-like isoform X2, which produces MGDQPKIMVFRPTWEEFKDFNKYITYIESQGANKAGLAKIIPPPEWQPRKKGYNLDDLDMTIPAPICQVVTGKQGLYQQINIQKKPMTVKEFCALANSERYRTPKHSSYEDLERKYWKNITYVSPIYGADVSGSITDADVEEWNINKLGSILDYVNEDYGISIDGVNTAYLYFGMWKTTFAWHTEDMDLYSINYLHFGAPKTWYSIPPEHGRRLERLANGFFPNSFKACPAYLRHKMSLISPQILKQYSIPFDKITQEPGHIMITFPYGYHAGFNQGFNCAESTNFAMPRWVEYGKRATQCQCRTDMVKISMDTFVKRFQPERYELWLAGKDIGPHPEDPTRSSAAAQPSLNDVLCNKKNVTPSPLIEQLLKQSPKKKKLKRHPIHQNKNEGELIFHGEEVDEELSQVLEDIYTKAGESCSGKRKRSTSTSSHVKKKRFSADGSTDEEGDQLQRELGQAVSHLEGTLAKGGKVKKPTKPRKPRQPKQPKIPKQKLPLPNYPQTPAVGPVQSRVAADLIQKLQMAGTTISRPAVSPPGPHSPPGPPVKLPIKILPYQGGPSAGTVYSRVPKKVEILAKKMLPQSSSVSVHYKPVGASQPMVIPGTSTMIIPKKAPQRGRPLKNRLPTQRAGSLPITYKATVIPRVQKGFPSDSLPEVQQKQPSVENFAQGGGKRDSSGEIVCTPDLQSILASVAAYENATEKGHPSTNAKVNTTNTTTSTTHNGVSAEILNADLTPEGMASPQPAAQDTSSGTSDQQEPALSPPMLLDQTEESVTNDKTTDDESEMPTLESSHQEECRVSAERSGSFHTATPLQIPSRETVTAFIEKLESGTVDHSPVCSSYEGNTSPHRQQCSSQPDQETQLPQMSPQQEYETQQQQSSPQPHYEAQQQHVTSQQEYEPHQQQSSPQQEYEAQHHMSSQQEYEIQQCQSSPQQEYEAYQQQTSPQQEYEAYQQQTSPQEEYEVQQQQQQQQQSSPQQEYEAQQPHQEYEAVLRPDMESSHHFPPAEEREGEEQQQMQQNPDLLSPQHPMQHHSPSQESQFMSPPQYPPFTQPQTTSPMHTEVTVPTYPAPSLPITMQAQIDELQQSQSLPHTDPTPATMESPFPMHPQPPLATAPIASQSPLSHMVSPMHSSLTPPHSQLIPPSETHSMAHLQQLHPSLPLSSLHSMHMSPALPQQAHHLISSQIPQQRFTHSPESQVASR; this is translated from the exons ATGGGGGACCAGCCTAAGATCATGGTGTTCCGCCCCACGTGGGAGGAATTCAAGGATTTCAACAAGTACATAACTTACATTGAGTCTCAGGGTGCCAACAAAGCAGGGTTGGCCAAG ATTATCCCGCCCCCAGAATGGCAGCCCCGCAAGAAAGGCTACAATCTGGACGACCTGGACATGACCATCCCAGCACCCATCTGCCAGGTGGTGACAGGCAAGCAAGGTCTCTACCAGCAGATCAACATCCAGAAGAAGCCTATGACTGTTAAGGAGTTCTGTGCATTGGCAaatagtgagag ATATCGCACACCTAAGCACTCCTCGTATGAAGATCTGGAACGCAAGTACTGGAAGAACATCACTTATGTCTCCCCAATCTATGGTGCTGATGTCTCAGGCAGTATTACAGATGCTGATGTGGAG GAGTGGAACATCAACAAACTTGGGTCAATTCTGGACTACGTGAATGAAGACTATGGCATCAGCATTGATGGGGTGAACACTGCCTACCTGTACTTTGGCATGTGGAAGACCACCTTTGCCTGGCACACAGAGGATATGGACTTATACAG CATCAACTACCTACACTTCGGGGCTCCCAAGACCTGGTACAGTATTCCCCCGGAGCATGGCAGGAGGCTGGAGAGACTTGCCAATGGTTTCTTTCCTAACTCCTTCAAGGCCTGTCCTGCATACCTGCGTCACAAGATGTCCCTCATATCCCCACAGATTCTCAAGCAGTATTCCATCCCATTTGATAAG ATCACTCAGGAGCCCGGCCACATCATGATCACCTTCCCTTATGGCTACCATGCAGGCTTCAACCAAGGCTTCAATTGTGCTGAATCAACCAACTTTGCCATGCCACGCTGGGTGGAGTATGGGAAGCGAGCAACACAGTGCCAGTGCCG CACGGACATGGTGAAGATATCCATGGATACGTTTGTCAAACGGTTCCAACCTGAGCGATATGAATTGTGGCTGGCAGGGAAGGACATCGGTCCACATCCCGAGGACCCCACACGCTCCTCAGCAGCCGCCCAACCTTCTCTCAATGATGTTCTCTGTAATAAGAA AAATGTAACTCCCTCGCCTCTCATTGAGCAACTACTCAAGCAGTcccccaagaagaagaagttgaagAGACATCCCATACATCAAAACAAGAATGAAGGGGAGCTCATCTTTCATggtgaggaggtggatgaggagcTGTCACAGGTGCTGGAGGACATCTACACCAAGGCTGGGGAGTCCT GCTCAGGCAAACGCAAGCGTTCCACCTCCACCAGCTCTCATGTCAAGAAGAAAAGGTTCAGTGCTGACGGCTCAACAGATGAGGAAGGAGACCAATTGCAGAGGGAGCTGGGCCAGGCTGTCTCTCACTTGGAGGGCACTCTGGccaagggagggaaggtcaaGAAGCCTACCAAACCCAGGAAGCCCAGGCAGCCCAAGCAGCCCAAGATTCCTAAGCAGAAACTTCCCCTTCCCAactacccacaaaccccagcagTAGGCCCCGTACAGTCCAGGGTGGCCGCTGACCTCATACAGAAACTACAGATGGCCGGCACAACCATCAGTCGGCCAGCAGTTTCACCACCCGGCCCGCATAGCCCACCAGGGCCACCAGTCAAGCTTCCTATAAAGATCCTGCCCTATCAGGGTGGGCCGTCTGCAGGCACAGTGTACAGCCGTGTTCCCAAGAAGGTGGAAATATTGGCCAAGAAGATGCTGCCACAGTCGTCATCCGTTTCTGTGCACTACAAGCCTGTGGGAGCCTCACAGCCAATGGTCATTCCAGGGACGTCCACCATGATCATCCCCAAGAAGGCTCCGCAGCGGGGACGTCCCCTCAAGAACAGGCTCCCCACACAGAGAGCTGGCAGCCTGCCTATCACGTACAAGGCCACAGTCATCCCTCGGGTACAGAAGGGTTTTCCAAGTGACTCCCTTCCAGAGGTGCAGCAGAAGCAGCCCAGTGTGGAGAACTTTGCACAGGGTGGTGGCAAACGTGACAGCTCAGGTGAAATCGTGTGCACCCCTGACCTGCAGAGCATCCTGGCTTCTGTGGCAGCTTATGAGAATGCAACAGAAAAGGGTCATCCTTCCACCAATGCCAAAGTCAACACAACCAacactactacctccaccacccacaATGGTGTGTCAGCTGAGATCCTCAATGCTGATCTGACACCTGAGGGAATGGCCTCACCTCAGCCAGCTGCCCAAGACACATCCTCAGGCACCTCCGACCAGCAGGAGCCAGCCCTCAGTCCACCCATGTTACTAGACCAGACAGAAGAGAGCGTAACTAACGACAAGACCACGGATGATGAGAGCGAGATGCCCACACTGGAGTCTTCCCACCAAGAGGAGTGTAGAGTGTCTGCTGAGAGGTCAGGAAGCTTCCACACAGCCACGCCACTCCAGATCCCCAGCAGAGAGACAGTGACAGCATTCATTGAGAAATTGGAGTCTGGGACTGTGGACCATTCACCTGTGTGTTCCTCTTATGAAGGAAACACATCCCCACATAGGCAGCAGTGCAGTTCACAGCCAGACCAGGAGACACAGCTACCACAGATGAGTCCACAGCAGGAATATGAGACACAGCAACAGCAATCCAGTCCACAGCCACATTATGAGGCACAGCAGCAGCACGTGACTTCACAACAGGAATATGAGCCACACCAGCAGCAGTCCAGTCCACAGCAAGAATATGAGGCACAGCATCACATGAGTTCACAGCAAGAATATGAGATACAGCAATGCCAGTCCAGTCCACAGCAAGAATATGAAGCTTACCAACAACAGACAAGTCCACAGCAAGAATATGAAGCTTACCAACAACAGACAAGTCCACAAGAGGAATATGAggtacaacaacagcagcagcagcaacagcagtccAGTCCACAGCAAGAATATGAAGCACAGCAACCACATCAAGAGTATGAGGCAGTACTAAGACCAGATATGGAATCCTCACATCACTTTCCGCcagcagaggagagggaaggcgagGAACAGCAGCAGATGCAGCAAAACCCAGATCTCTTATCGCCACAGCATCCAATGCAGCACCACTCCCCAAGCCAGGAGAGCCAGTTCATGAGTCCCCCACAGTATCCACCCTTCACCCAGCCCCAGACCACCTCGCCCATGCATACTGAGGTGACAGTACCTACCTACCCTGCACCTTCACTTCCAATCACCATGCAGGCCCAGATTGATGAACTGCAGCAGTCACaatccctccctcacacagacCCTACCCCAGCTACCATGGAGTCTCCATTCCCAATGCACCCTCAGCCACCTCTTGCCACAGCACCAATTGCATCCCAGTCCCCTCTATCACACATGGTGTCCCCAATGCActcatcactaacaccacctcACTCACAGCTCATCCCTCCATCTGAGACACACTCCATGGCACATCTACAGCagctccatccatccctccctctctcatcgcTTCACTCCATGCACATGTCCCCAGCTCTCCCCCAGCAGGCACACCACCTTATATCATCCCAGATACCCCAGCAGAGGTTCACCCACAGTCCCGAATCTCAAGTTGCATCAAGATAG